The following are from one region of the Orenia metallireducens genome:
- a CDS encoding TetR/AcrR family transcriptional regulator: MGDISKKDRIITAALKLFSENGYHKTTVSQIANQAEVAKGTVYWYFDSKKELFQAIILTGIQRLASKIENRIKEEDDIIEKIKLIVMIYLEFFDKGRQYFRMFQEGMLAVIDDNFKNKLMDFRTKQAEFIAKIIEQGKKEEKIRLDVDSKDMAYLLLTMLTSFNSHLHYDNDFNIISKKDTIINIFLQGISR, translated from the coding sequence ATGGGCGATATATCGAAAAAAGATAGAATAATTACTGCGGCATTGAAATTATTTTCTGAAAATGGTTATCATAAAACAACAGTTAGTCAAATAGCCAATCAAGCAGAAGTTGCAAAGGGGACAGTTTATTGGTATTTTGATAGTAAAAAAGAGTTATTTCAAGCGATTATATTGACAGGGATACAAAGATTAGCAAGTAAGATCGAAAACAGAATTAAAGAAGAAGATGATATAATTGAAAAAATAAAATTAATAGTGATGATATATTTAGAATTTTTTGATAAAGGTAGACAGTACTTTAGGATGTTTCAAGAAGGGATGCTAGCTGTAATAGATGATAATTTTAAAAACAAGCTGATGGATTTTAGAACTAAACAAGCTGAGTTTATTGCTAAGATTATTGAACAAGGAAAGAAAGAAGAAAAAATTCGCTTAGATGTCGATAGTAAAGATATGGCTTATTTATTATTAACAATGCTTACTAGTTTCAATAGTCACTTACATTATGATAATGATTTTAATATTATTTCTAAAAAAGATACTATAATCAATATATTTTTACAGGGGATATCTAGATAA
- a CDS encoding TolC family protein, with product MKNKVSVAVVICLLFSAITIYAAESNNIMTLSKEEVINLAFKNNAEIVKLEKDLEIAKEKLVEAKASFYPKVDLSSSYTRLGEAPVTPDFTTNPFSMKEGSPNSYSFQLGLQYPLYMGGQIRIGYEQAQKDVEMAELNLKQKQHQLREEVLTQYYNILQAKKMVELSKQNINKIERYVEIAQANKEVGIFTNTEVLQARINLIRGQQGLLKAENGLKLAKLALKNTLSLEDNVILELNDELNWQEVQLTEEEVKEYAFANRIEFKLLDLTEDKLELGLDAVKGSKYPTISLASSYSTQSDKLEIGDGDWNVTLMLNYELFDGGIKKSKIKQTEKELEKFQIDKKQARDGIELEIKQSLLKLSEAKKSIELMKLSLEESKKNLNDTELKYQEGIITSFDVLNAQTTLQEVQTDYYQAIYDYNLAVVNLERVMAKVID from the coding sequence ATGAAGAACAAAGTAAGTGTTGCTGTAGTAATTTGTCTATTATTCAGTGCTATAACTATTTATGCTGCTGAATCTAATAATATAATGACTTTGAGTAAAGAAGAAGTAATTAATTTGGCATTCAAAAATAATGCTGAAATAGTCAAGCTAGAGAAGGATTTAGAGATTGCTAAAGAGAAGTTGGTTGAAGCCAAAGCTTCTTTTTATCCTAAAGTTGATTTAAGTAGTAGTTATACTAGATTAGGGGAAGCACCTGTAACACCTGATTTTACTACTAATCCATTTTCAATGAAAGAAGGTTCTCCTAATAGTTATTCTTTTCAGTTAGGATTACAGTATCCTCTTTATATGGGAGGACAGATAAGAATAGGATATGAGCAAGCCCAAAAAGATGTAGAGATGGCAGAATTAAACCTTAAGCAGAAGCAACATCAGCTAAGAGAAGAGGTGCTTACCCAATATTATAATATACTTCAAGCTAAAAAGATGGTTGAATTAAGTAAGCAGAACATAAACAAGATAGAGAGATATGTAGAGATTGCGCAAGCAAATAAAGAAGTTGGAATCTTTACCAATACTGAAGTTTTACAAGCAAGAATAAATTTGATTAGAGGTCAGCAAGGTTTATTGAAAGCTGAAAATGGTTTGAAATTAGCTAAGCTTGCTTTAAAGAATACCTTGAGTCTAGAAGATAATGTGATTTTAGAATTAAATGATGAACTAAATTGGCAAGAGGTGCAATTAACTGAAGAAGAGGTTAAAGAGTATGCCTTTGCTAATAGAATAGAGTTTAAGTTATTAGACTTAACAGAGGATAAATTAGAGCTTGGTTTAGATGCTGTAAAAGGAAGCAAATATCCTACTATAAGCTTAGCAAGTAGCTATAGCACTCAAAGTGATAAGTTGGAGATTGGTGATGGTGATTGGAATGTCACTTTAATGTTAAATTATGAGCTTTTTGATGGTGGAATTAAGAAATCTAAGATTAAACAGACTGAAAAAGAGTTAGAAAAGTTTCAGATTGATAAAAAACAAGCTAGAGATGGAATTGAGTTAGAGATTAAGCAGAGTTTATTAAAATTATCTGAAGCTAAGAAAAGTATTGAGTTAATGAAGTTGAGTTTGGAAGAATCTAAAAAGAATTTAAACGATACAGAATTGAAGTATCAAGAAGGAATCATAACTAGTTTTGATGTACTTAATGCACAGACTACCTTACAAGAAGTGCAGACTGATTATTATCAAGCTATTTATGATTATAATTTAGCCGTGGTCAATTTAGAAAGAGTAATGGCTAAGGTTATTGATTAA
- a CDS encoding efflux RND transporter periplasmic adaptor subunit: MEFKDRSNKLVMLVLIISVISLLFVGCGKEKATTNMTEGIKQVEKEVKVPVEVLEAKTGELVEYITAAAQAEPIKSIQVTPQLQGEVGKVYVSIGDKVNKGDKLLTLDKENILIQVEQAKAGLQAAQANLEKLLKGTREERLAQLRAQLEQAKSNYEQTKKSYERQKKLYEQEIISEQQLETIKVQYVTAKSSYESAKQELTLAKNPSTKEEIKALEAQVEQAESNLKSAKLQLDHTEITAPISGIIVKVNVEAGEIAGMQPVVAIVDIDKIKTIAYISESNVNKVNVGDEVKVNFNALNKEFVGKVKSISPVADKVKRSFPVEVVIDNKSNIIKAGMYGEIKFKANISSGQVVIPQAAILSENGLEYVYIIKDNIAIRKEVKIGLATAKEAIVLEGIQAGDQVIVKGQEDIKADTKVEVVNRGDK; this comes from the coding sequence ATGGAGTTTAAAGATAGATCTAATAAGTTAGTTATGTTAGTTTTAATTATAAGTGTGATAAGCTTATTGTTTGTGGGATGTGGTAAGGAGAAAGCTACCACAAATATGACAGAAGGAATTAAGCAGGTTGAAAAAGAGGTTAAAGTTCCCGTAGAGGTTTTAGAGGCTAAAACAGGAGAATTAGTTGAATATATTACAGCAGCAGCTCAAGCTGAGCCTATTAAATCAATACAGGTAACTCCACAATTACAAGGGGAAGTAGGAAAGGTTTATGTATCTATAGGTGATAAAGTAAATAAAGGTGATAAATTATTGACTTTAGACAAGGAAAATATCTTGATTCAAGTTGAACAAGCAAAAGCAGGGCTGCAGGCTGCTCAAGCTAATCTAGAGAAGCTTTTAAAAGGGACTAGAGAAGAGCGGTTAGCTCAATTAAGAGCCCAGCTTGAACAAGCTAAAAGCAATTATGAACAGACCAAAAAATCTTATGAAAGGCAGAAAAAATTATATGAGCAAGAGATTATCTCAGAGCAGCAATTAGAAACAATTAAAGTTCAATATGTAACTGCTAAAAGTAGTTATGAATCAGCCAAACAAGAATTAACATTAGCTAAAAACCCTTCAACTAAAGAGGAGATTAAGGCATTAGAAGCTCAAGTAGAACAGGCTGAATCTAATTTGAAGTCAGCTAAACTACAATTAGATCATACAGAAATTACTGCACCTATCTCTGGAATTATTGTTAAGGTTAATGTTGAGGCTGGAGAGATAGCAGGTATGCAACCTGTAGTAGCTATTGTCGATATTGATAAGATCAAAACTATTGCTTATATAAGTGAAAGTAATGTAAATAAGGTTAATGTTGGTGATGAAGTAAAGGTTAATTTCAACGCTTTAAATAAAGAGTTTGTTGGAAAGGTTAAGAGTATTAGTCCTGTTGCAGATAAAGTTAAGAGGAGTTTTCCAGTAGAGGTTGTTATTGACAACAAGTCAAATATAATCAAAGCAGGAATGTATGGAGAGATCAAATTTAAAGCAAATATAAGTTCCGGACAGGTGGTTATTCCTCAAGCAGCAATATTAAGTGAAAATGGCTTAGAATATGTCTATATTATTAAAGATAATATAGCCATTAGAAAAGAAGTAAAGATAGGATTGGCAACTGCTAAAGAAGCTATTGTTTTAGAAGGAATTCAAGCAGGTGATCAAGTAATTGTTAAAGGTCAAGAAGATATTAAAGCTGATACTAAAGTTGAGGTAGTAAATCGAGGTGATAAATAA